From one Anopheles bellator chromosome 1, idAnoBellAS_SP24_06.2, whole genome shotgun sequence genomic stretch:
- the LOC131215428 gene encoding variable charge X-linked protein 3B, with protein MVDVLETDPEIARALKKEDQSALWDNLTKELNALGPPIETPATWKKVWSDYKCAVKKKLRWNRAALIATGGGPNITKPLSELEERVVNLTKLQCIIIGNQVENFGYNQRSNVEPMKEPIEEPNQQAATHQLPIEEVSNVRADDPLPRKNKAVNVREKVQRLEEVLRQNQELIEIMKLKIESDEKIIKSQEAMVAEFRQNQEQTRKLNESMEKNIKSQEAMVAEFRQNQEQTSKLNESMEKIIKSQEVLSNKFDSYIEALTAPSSWDQGGSDNLELTRAQIKARKAGPKDLPIFKGDPEEWPTYLSM; from the exons ATGGTTGATGTTTTGGAAACGGATCCAGAAATTGCCAGAGCCCTAAAAAAAGAAGACCAATCTGCGCTTTGGGACAACTTGACTAAAGAATTGAATGCACTTGGGCCACCAATCGAAACACCAGCTACATGGAAAAAG gtTTGGTCCGACTACAAATGTGCCGTAAAGAAGAAGCTAAGGTGGAATAGAGCAGCTTTAATCGCTACTGGAGGAGGACCAAATATAACCAAACCGCTCAGCGAGCTGGAGGAAAGAGTGGTTAATTTGACCAAGCTGcagtgcatcatcatcggaaaTCAAGTCGAAAACTTCGGATACAACCAACGGTCAAACGTGGAACCTATGAAGGAGCCCATCGAGGAGCCTAACCAGCAAGCAGCCACTCATCAACTGCCAATCGAGGAAGTCTCCAACGTACGAGCTGATGATCCGCTACCGAGGAAAAATAAGGCGGTCAACGTTAGAGAGAAAGTTCAGCGTTTGGAGGAGGTTCTTCGGCAGAACCAGGAATTAATAGAGATAATGAAACTAAAGATAGAGTCGGATGAAAAGATTATCAAAAGCCAAGAAGCGATGGTGGCGGAGTTTCGGCAGAACCAGGAACAGACAAGGAAACTAAACGAGTCGATGGAAAAGAATATCAAAAGCCAAGAAGCGATGGTGGCAGAGTTTCGGCAGAACCAGGAACAGACAAGCAAACTAAACGAGTCGATGGAAAAGATTATCAAAAGCCAAGAAGTTTTAAGTAACAAATTTGATTCATACATTGAGGCACTGACAGCG CCGAGCAGTTGGGATCAGGGAGGCAGCGACAACCTCGAGCTAACGCGTGCACAGATAAAGGCACGAAAGGCCGGGCCAAAGGATCTACCGATTTTCAAAGGGGATCCAGAGGAGTGGCCAACGTATCTGTCCATGTAG